Proteins encoded by one window of Streptomyces clavuligerus:
- a CDS encoding SRPBCC family protein produces MSTPDRIEKEIVIAAPPERVWAVLTEPEHVGAWFGQGEPTPVELRAGGTMLLDHGEYGQFPTTVVEVEPPHRFSYRWASAHPGEQAVPGNSTLVEFTLTPEGEGTRLRVTESGFTALEIPEERRETASYESHDGGWAGQVENIRDYTEKLSG; encoded by the coding sequence ATGAGTACTCCGGACAGAATCGAGAAGGAGATCGTCATCGCCGCACCCCCCGAGCGGGTGTGGGCCGTGCTCACCGAGCCCGAGCATGTCGGGGCGTGGTTCGGGCAGGGGGAGCCGACCCCCGTCGAGCTGCGGGCCGGGGGGACGATGCTCCTCGATCACGGGGAGTACGGGCAGTTCCCCACCACTGTCGTGGAGGTCGAACCACCGCATCGGTTCTCCTACCGCTGGGCCTCCGCCCACCCCGGTGAACAAGCCGTGCCCGGGAATTCCACCCTTGTGGAATTCACCCTCACCCCCGAAGGCGAAGGAACCCGGCTACGGGTCACGGAATCCGGATTCACCGCGCTGGAGATTCCCGAGGAACGGCGGGAGACCGCCTCGTACGAGAGTCATGACGGCGGCTGGGCCGGGCAGGTCGAGAATATTCGCGACTACACCGAGAAACTCTCCGGATGA
- a CDS encoding DUF6879 family protein — protein MTTSSRTLGDWFTDFEREAFRLETLDDYSKSGGVAAYQAFIAGKPQPEGYATDDWVTTVGNATGSGRRMYRVHILSRPLTDYLRFELSWGYHRNMTAGEEFFILDTTNRENPIPEAPDFWLFDESVISAMSYDGNGKYLGSDFLGEDQLARFLAYRDTALAHAVPFPEWWAQHGE, from the coding sequence GTGACAACCTCATCTAGGACGCTGGGAGACTGGTTCACCGACTTCGAGCGGGAAGCCTTCCGGCTGGAGACCCTGGACGACTACAGCAAGTCGGGCGGCGTCGCCGCGTACCAGGCTTTCATCGCTGGTAAGCCTCAGCCCGAGGGGTACGCGACGGACGACTGGGTGACGACGGTCGGAAACGCCACCGGGTCGGGCAGGCGCATGTACCGGGTACATATCCTGTCCCGGCCGCTCACCGACTATCTGCGGTTCGAACTCTCCTGGGGCTACCACCGCAACATGACGGCAGGGGAAGAGTTCTTCATCCTGGACACCACGAACCGGGAGAACCCGATCCCGGAAGCCCCGGACTTCTGGCTCTTCGACGAGAGTGTCATCAGCGCCATGAGCTACGACGGCAACGGCAAGTATCTGGGCTCCGACTTCCTCGGCGAGGACCAGTTGGCCCGGTTCCTGGCGTACCGGGACACCGCCCTGGCCCATGCGGTGCCGTTCCCCGAATGGTGGGCGCAGCACGGCGAGTGA
- the ilvN gene encoding acetolactate synthase small subunit yields MSTKHTLSVLVENTPGILARIAALFSRRGFNIDSLAVGVTEHPDISRITIVVNVADLPLEQVTKQLNKLVNVLKIVELEPSAAIQRELVLVKVRADNETRSQIVEIVQLFRAKTVDVSPDAVTIEATGSSDKLEAMLKMLEQFGIKELVQSGTIAIGRGARSITDRSLRALDRSA; encoded by the coding sequence ATGTCCACCAAGCACACGCTCTCCGTCCTGGTCGAGAACACGCCCGGCATCCTGGCCCGGATCGCCGCCCTGTTCTCCCGGCGGGGCTTCAACATCGACTCGCTCGCCGTCGGCGTGACCGAGCACCCCGACATCTCCCGTATCACCATCGTGGTCAATGTCGCCGACCTGCCACTGGAGCAGGTCACCAAGCAGCTCAACAAGCTGGTCAATGTGCTGAAGATCGTCGAGCTGGAACCCAGCGCCGCGATCCAGCGCGAACTCGTCCTGGTGAAGGTCCGTGCCGACAACGAGACCCGCTCCCAGATCGTGGAGATCGTTCAGCTCTTCCGGGCCAAGACGGTCGACGTCTCACCCGACGCGGTCACCATCGAGGCCACCGGCTCCAGCGACAAGCTGGAGGCGATGCTCAAGATGCTGGAGCAGTTCGGTATCAAGGAGCTGGTCCAGTCCGGCACCATCGCCATAGGGCGGGGGGCCCGCTCCATCACCGACCGGTCGCTGCGCGCACTCGACCGCAGCGCCTGA
- the serA gene encoding phosphoglycerate dehydrogenase encodes MNPSQKPVVLIAEELSPATVDALGPDFEIRHCNGADRAELIPAIADVDAILVRSATKVDAEAVAAARRLRVVARAGVGLDNVDVSAATKAGVMVVNAPTSNIVTAAELACGLLVATARNIPQANTALKNGEWKRSKYTGVELSEKVLGVVGLGRIGVLVAQRMSAFGMKIVAYDPYVQPARAAQMGVKLVTLDELLAASDFITVHLPKTPETLGLIGDEALHKVKPTVRIVNAARGGIVDEDALYSALKEGRVAGAGLDVYAKEPCTDSPLFQFDQVVCTPHLGASTDEAQEKAGIAVARSVRLALAGELVPDAVNVQGGVIAEDVKPGLPLAERLGRIFTALAGEVAVRLDVEVYGEITQHDVKVLELSALKGVFEDVVDETVSYVNAPLFAQERGVEVRLTTSSESPDYRNVVTVRGTLSGGEEVSVSGTLAGPKNVQKIVAIGDHDVDLALADHMLVLRYEDRPGVVGTVGRILGEAGLNIAGMQVSRHEEGGEALVVLTVDDTVPVPVIAEISAEIGAASARSVNLVD; translated from the coding sequence TTGAACCCCAGCCAGAAGCCAGTGGTACTCATCGCGGAAGAGCTGTCGCCCGCCACGGTGGACGCGCTCGGCCCGGACTTCGAGATCCGTCACTGCAACGGCGCCGACCGTGCCGAGCTGATCCCGGCCATCGCCGACGTGGACGCGATCCTGGTGCGCTCCGCCACCAAGGTGGACGCCGAGGCCGTCGCCGCGGCCCGCCGGCTGAGGGTGGTCGCCCGCGCCGGAGTCGGCCTGGACAACGTGGACGTCTCCGCCGCCACCAAGGCCGGTGTGATGGTCGTGAACGCCCCGACCTCCAACATCGTCACCGCCGCCGAGCTGGCCTGCGGCCTCCTGGTCGCCACCGCGCGCAATATCCCGCAGGCCAACACCGCGCTGAAGAACGGCGAGTGGAAGCGGTCCAAGTACACGGGTGTCGAGCTGAGCGAGAAGGTCCTCGGCGTCGTCGGGCTCGGCCGTATCGGGGTGCTGGTGGCCCAGCGGATGTCCGCGTTCGGCATGAAGATCGTGGCGTACGACCCCTATGTACAGCCCGCGCGCGCCGCGCAGATGGGCGTCAAGCTGGTCACGCTGGACGAGCTGCTCGCCGCGTCCGACTTCATCACCGTCCACCTCCCGAAGACCCCCGAGACGCTGGGGCTCATCGGCGACGAGGCGCTGCACAAGGTCAAGCCGACCGTCCGGATCGTGAACGCCGCGCGCGGCGGGATCGTCGACGAGGACGCGCTGTACTCCGCGCTCAAGGAGGGCCGGGTCGCCGGGGCGGGCCTCGACGTGTACGCCAAGGAGCCGTGCACCGACTCCCCGCTCTTCCAGTTCGACCAGGTCGTCTGCACCCCGCACCTGGGTGCCTCCACCGACGAGGCCCAGGAGAAGGCCGGTATCGCGGTCGCCCGCTCGGTGCGTCTCGCCCTCGCCGGCGAGCTGGTGCCGGACGCGGTCAACGTCCAGGGCGGTGTGATCGCCGAGGACGTCAAGCCGGGGCTGCCGCTCGCCGAGCGCCTGGGCCGGATCTTCACCGCGCTCGCGGGCGAGGTCGCCGTCCGGCTCGATGTCGAGGTGTACGGGGAGATCACCCAGCACGATGTCAAGGTGCTGGAACTCTCCGCGCTGAAGGGCGTGTTCGAGGATGTCGTCGACGAGACCGTGTCCTATGTGAACGCCCCGCTCTTCGCCCAGGAGCGCGGTGTCGAGGTACGGCTGACGACCAGCTCGGAGTCCCCGGACTACCGCAATGTCGTCACCGTGCGCGGCACCCTCTCCGGCGGCGAGGAGGTCTCGGTCTCCGGCACCCTGGCCGGTCCCAAGAACGTTCAGAAGATCGTCGCCATCGGTGACCACGATGTGGATCTGGCCCTCGCCGACCACATGCTGGTGCTCCGTTACGAGGACCGCCCCGGTGTCGTCGGCACCGTCGGCCGCATCCTGGGCGAGGCCGGGCTGAACATCGCCGGGATGCAGGTCTCCCGCCACGAGGAGGGCGGCGAGGCGCTCGTCGTCCTGACCGTGGACGACACGGTGCCCGTGCCGGTGATCGCCGAGATCTCCGCCGAGATCGGCGCGGCCTCGGCCCGCTCGGTGAACCTCGTCGACTGA
- a CDS encoding DUF397 domain-containing protein, translated as MTELYELSLATVVFSKACGGNTHPDGEACVTLARIGPDAWALGDTKRPGAEPLRFTTAELDAAGIDPGRFGLSA; from the coding sequence ATGACCGAGCTGTACGAACTCTCCCTCGCCACAGTGGTGTTCTCGAAAGCCTGCGGCGGCAACACCCACCCCGACGGCGAGGCATGCGTGACCCTCGCGCGGATCGGACCGGACGCCTGGGCCCTGGGAGACACCAAGCGCCCCGGCGCCGAGCCGCTGCGCTTCACCACGGCGGAGCTGGACGCGGCGGGCATCGACCCGGGCCGCTTCGGTCTCTCCGCCTGA
- the ilvC gene encoding ketol-acid reductoisomerase, whose amino-acid sequence MAELFYDADADLSIIQNRKVAVIGYGSQGHAHALSLRDSGVDVRVGLHEGSKSKTKAEEQGLRVVTPAEAAAEADVIMILVPDPIQAQVYEESIAPHLKDGDALFFGHGLNIRFGFIKPPAGVDVAMVAPKGPGHLVRRQYEEGRGVPCIAAVEQDATGKAFELALSYAKGIGGTRAGVIKTTFTEETETDLFGEQAVLCGGTAALVKAGFETLVEAGYQPEIAYFECLHELKLIVDLMYEGGLEKMRWSVSETAEWGDYVTGPRIITDQTKAEMKKVLAEIQDGTFARTWMDEYHGGLKKYNEYKTQDENHLLESTGKELRKLMSWVDDTDQ is encoded by the coding sequence GTGGCCGAGCTGTTCTACGACGCCGACGCCGACCTGTCCATCATCCAGAACCGCAAGGTCGCGGTCATCGGCTACGGCAGTCAGGGCCACGCCCACGCGCTGTCGCTGCGGGACTCGGGCGTCGATGTCCGCGTCGGTCTGCACGAGGGCTCGAAGTCCAAGACCAAGGCCGAGGAGCAGGGCCTTCGGGTCGTCACCCCCGCCGAGGCCGCCGCCGAGGCCGACGTCATCATGATCCTCGTCCCGGACCCGATCCAGGCCCAGGTCTACGAGGAGTCCATCGCCCCCCATCTGAAGGACGGCGACGCGCTGTTCTTCGGCCACGGCCTGAACATCCGCTTCGGCTTCATCAAGCCCCCGGCGGGTGTCGACGTCGCCATGGTCGCCCCCAAGGGCCCGGGCCACCTGGTCCGCCGTCAGTACGAGGAGGGCCGCGGCGTTCCCTGCATCGCCGCCGTCGAGCAGGACGCCACGGGCAAGGCGTTCGAGCTGGCGCTGTCGTACGCCAAGGGCATCGGCGGCACCCGCGCCGGCGTCATCAAGACCACGTTCACCGAGGAGACCGAGACCGACCTCTTCGGCGAGCAGGCCGTGCTCTGCGGCGGTACCGCCGCCCTGGTCAAGGCCGGTTTCGAGACCCTGGTCGAGGCGGGCTACCAGCCGGAGATCGCGTACTTCGAGTGCCTCCACGAGCTGAAGCTGATCGTGGACCTGATGTACGAGGGCGGCCTGGAGAAGATGCGCTGGTCGGTCTCCGAGACCGCTGAGTGGGGCGACTACGTCACCGGTCCGCGCATCATCACCGACCAGACCAAGGCCGAGATGAAGAAGGTCCTCGCCGAGATCCAGGACGGCACCTTCGCCCGGACCTGGATGGACGAGTACCACGGCGGTCTGAAGAAGTACAACGAGTACAAGACGCAGGACGAGAACCACCTGCTGGAGAGCACGGGCAAGGAGCTGCGCAAGCTCATGAGCTGGGTCGACGACACCGACCAGTAA
- a CDS encoding helix-turn-helix domain-containing protein: MGRPKKAAPSARQLFGTKLRRYREDAGLTQEALGLKVQISKSHLSRIENAEYMPPPELPKALDDYFQTGGIFAELYEVCVLEVYPNQFRRSLELESRALVIKQYCGQLIPGLLQTEAYARALFDEFNPYLSPEEIDEYASGRMARQARLRGKDAPDCSFIVDEAALMRRVGGPDVWREQLVRLAEETETKGRIVQILPLAAGCHGLMGGSLVLMALEEGVWTAYEESISTGTVLEEYRAVLRREQAYGRLMARAWSPARTAEHIRSLIEEHAT; this comes from the coding sequence GTGGGGCGACCGAAGAAGGCTGCGCCCAGTGCCCGACAGCTGTTCGGTACGAAGCTCCGGCGCTACCGCGAGGACGCTGGGCTGACACAGGAAGCCCTGGGCTTGAAGGTGCAGATCAGCAAGAGTCATCTGTCGCGGATCGAGAACGCGGAGTACATGCCGCCGCCGGAGCTGCCGAAGGCTCTGGACGACTACTTCCAGACCGGGGGCATTTTCGCCGAGCTGTACGAGGTGTGCGTACTGGAGGTGTACCCGAATCAGTTCCGGCGCTCACTGGAGTTGGAGTCCCGAGCCCTTGTGATCAAGCAGTACTGCGGCCAACTGATCCCGGGGCTGCTCCAGACCGAGGCATACGCGCGGGCGCTCTTCGACGAGTTCAACCCTTACTTGAGCCCTGAAGAGATCGACGAATATGCGTCGGGCCGCATGGCACGGCAGGCTCGGCTGCGCGGCAAGGACGCCCCGGATTGCTCCTTCATCGTGGACGAGGCGGCCCTGATGCGCCGGGTCGGCGGTCCGGATGTCTGGCGGGAGCAGCTTGTCCGGCTGGCCGAGGAGACCGAAACCAAGGGCAGGATCGTGCAGATACTTCCGCTCGCGGCGGGCTGCCATGGGCTCATGGGCGGTTCGCTGGTGCTCATGGCTCTGGAGGAGGGCGTATGGACGGCTTACGAGGAATCCATTTCCACGGGGACGGTCCTGGAGGAGTACCGTGCCGTCTTGCGACGTGAGCAAGCCTACGGCCGGTTGATGGCCCGTGCGTGGTCGCCGGCGAGGACAGCGGAGCACATCCGGTCCCTTATCGAGGAGCATGCGACATGA
- a CDS encoding DUF397 domain-containing protein → MSRISVSSTEHTWVKSSYSGAGGHDCVEWAPSMAAISGRVPVRDSKSPHRPALVFPAAGWSCFVDFAKGRSV, encoded by the coding sequence ATGAGCCGTATCTCTGTCTCGTCCACCGAGCACACATGGGTCAAGTCCAGTTACTCCGGTGCGGGTGGCCACGACTGCGTGGAGTGGGCTCCGTCCATGGCCGCGATATCGGGCCGCGTCCCGGTCCGCGACAGCAAGTCCCCGCACCGTCCGGCGCTGGTCTTTCCGGCCGCCGGGTGGTCCTGTTTCGTGGACTTCGCCAAGGGGCGGTCCGTCTGA
- the pruA gene encoding L-glutamate gamma-semialdehyde dehydrogenase has product MDAVTTVPAPVNEPVHGYAPGSPERARLEAKLKELAENPIELPMTIGGVRRMGGGERVDVVQPHNHKAVIGTFAGATQQDAQDAIDAALAAAPAWRAMSFDDRAAIILRAAELLAGPWRETLAASTMLGQSKTAQQAEIDTPCELVDFWRFNVAYARQILAEQPPANAPGVWNRMDHRPLEGFVYAITPFNFTAIAGNLPTAPALMGNVVVWKPSPTQTHSAVLLMQLLEEAGLPKGVINLVTGDGIAVSEVALNHRDLAGIHFTGSTRTFQHLWKTVGTNIEKYRSYPRIVGETGGKDFVVAHPSADRAVLKTALTRGSFEFQGQKCSASSRAYIPASIWNDGFKEEFAAEVDGITMGDVTDLSNFIGAVIDERSFAKNKAAIDRAAADPSCTIVAGGTYDDSVGYFVRPTVIACTDPENEVFKAEYFGPILAVYVYEDESADGYDAMLTQMESVSDYALTGAVISNDRAAAAYTMEKLRFAAGNFYINDKSTGAVVGQQPFGGGRASGTNDKAGAPQNLMRWTLTRAIKETLVPPTDYAYPHMG; this is encoded by the coding sequence ATGGACGCAGTGACCACGGTTCCCGCGCCGGTCAACGAGCCGGTGCACGGCTACGCCCCGGGCAGCCCGGAGCGCGCCCGTCTGGAGGCGAAGCTCAAGGAACTGGCCGAGAACCCGATCGAGCTGCCGATGACCATCGGCGGCGTGCGGCGCATGGGCGGCGGCGAGCGCGTCGACGTCGTGCAGCCGCACAACCACAAGGCCGTCATCGGCACCTTCGCGGGCGCCACCCAGCAGGACGCCCAGGACGCGATCGACGCCGCCCTGGCCGCCGCCCCCGCCTGGCGCGCGATGTCCTTCGACGACCGCGCCGCGATCATCCTGCGCGCCGCCGAGCTGCTGGCGGGCCCCTGGCGCGAGACGCTGGCCGCCTCCACCATGCTGGGCCAGTCCAAGACCGCGCAGCAGGCCGAGATCGACACGCCCTGCGAGCTGGTCGACTTCTGGCGCTTCAATGTCGCCTACGCCCGCCAGATCCTCGCCGAGCAGCCCCCGGCGAACGCCCCGGGCGTGTGGAACCGGATGGACCACCGTCCGCTGGAGGGCTTCGTCTACGCGATCACGCCCTTCAACTTCACCGCGATCGCGGGCAACCTGCCGACCGCCCCGGCCCTCATGGGCAATGTGGTCGTGTGGAAGCCGTCCCCGACCCAGACCCACTCCGCGGTGCTGCTGATGCAGCTCCTGGAGGAGGCCGGTCTCCCCAAGGGTGTCATCAACCTGGTGACCGGTGACGGCATCGCCGTCTCCGAGGTGGCCCTGAACCACCGGGACCTGGCCGGTATCCACTTCACCGGTTCCACCCGCACCTTCCAGCACCTGTGGAAGACGGTCGGCACCAACATCGAGAAGTACCGCTCGTACCCGCGGATCGTCGGCGAGACCGGCGGCAAGGACTTCGTCGTCGCGCACCCGAGCGCCGACCGCGCCGTCCTGAAGACCGCGCTGACCCGCGGCTCCTTCGAGTTCCAGGGCCAGAAGTGCTCGGCCTCCTCCCGCGCGTACATCCCGGCGTCCATCTGGAACGACGGGTTCAAGGAGGAGTTCGCGGCCGAGGTCGACGGCATCACCATGGGTGACGTCACCGATCTGTCGAACTTCATCGGCGCCGTGATCGACGAGCGTTCCTTCGCGAAGAACAAGGCGGCGATCGACCGCGCCGCCGCCGACCCGAGCTGCACGATCGTCGCGGGCGGCACGTACGACGACTCGGTGGGCTACTTCGTCCGCCCGACGGTCATCGCGTGCACGGACCCGGAGAACGAGGTCTTCAAGGCCGAGTACTTCGGTCCGATCCTCGCGGTGTACGTGTACGAGGACGAGTCGGCCGACGGGTACGACGCGATGCTGACCCAGATGGAGTCGGTGTCGGACTACGCGCTGACGGGCGCGGTCATCTCGAACGACCGCGCCGCCGCCGCGTACACGATGGAGAAGCTGCGGTTCGCCGCGGGCAACTTCTACATCAACGACAAGTCGACCGGTGCGGTCGTCGGCCAGCAGCCGTTCGGCGGCGGCCGTGCCTCCGGCACCAACGACAAGGCGGGCGCGCCGCAGAACCTGATGCGCTGGACGCTGACCCGCGCGATCAAGGAGACGCTGGTCCCGCCGACGGACTACGCGTACCCGCACATGGGCTGA
- a CDS encoding proline dehydrogenase family protein has product MLGPVILAASRSDKMRKIVSAAPVTKPVVNRFIPGETVDQVVPIVRELADKGLEITLDVVGEDITEVEQSYAARDAYLELIGRLKELKLGERAEMSVKLSMFGQALENGHELALANVRPVVEAAAAIGTTVTLDAEDHTTLDSMFAIHEELRKDFPQTGCVIQAYLFRTEDDARRLAANGSRVRIVKGAYKEPAEVAYQNKAEIDQAYVRILKILMEGSGYPMIGSHDPRLIAITQELARRAGRKLDEYEFQMLYGIRSEEHVRLAAEGHRMRVYTAYGTDWYGYFMRRLAEKPANLLFFVRSMITKN; this is encoded by the coding sequence GTGCTGGGTCCCGTGATCCTCGCCGCGTCGCGCAGCGACAAGATGCGCAAAATCGTCTCCGCCGCGCCGGTGACCAAGCCTGTGGTGAATCGATTCATCCCCGGTGAGACCGTCGACCAGGTCGTCCCGATCGTCCGTGAGCTGGCGGACAAGGGCCTGGAGATCACCCTCGATGTGGTGGGCGAGGACATCACCGAGGTGGAGCAGTCCTACGCGGCCCGTGACGCCTACCTCGAACTGATCGGACGGCTGAAGGAGCTGAAGCTCGGCGAGCGCGCCGAGATGTCCGTCAAGCTGTCGATGTTCGGCCAGGCGCTGGAGAACGGCCATGAGCTGGCCCTCGCCAACGTCCGTCCGGTCGTCGAGGCCGCCGCCGCCATCGGCACCACGGTTACCCTGGACGCCGAGGACCACACCACCCTCGACTCGATGTTCGCCATCCACGAGGAGCTGCGGAAGGACTTTCCGCAGACCGGATGCGTCATCCAGGCGTACCTCTTCCGCACCGAGGACGACGCCCGCCGCCTGGCCGCCAATGGCAGCCGGGTCCGGATCGTGAAGGGCGCGTACAAGGAGCCGGCCGAGGTCGCCTACCAGAACAAGGCGGAGATCGACCAGGCGTATGTCCGGATTCTGAAGATCCTGATGGAGGGCTCGGGGTACCCGATGATCGGGTCCCACGACCCGCGCCTGATCGCCATCACCCAGGAGCTGGCCCGCCGCGCCGGGCGCAAGCTGGACGAGTACGAGTTCCAGATGCTCTACGGCATCCGCAGCGAGGAGCACGTCCGGCTGGCCGCCGAGGGCCACCGGATGCGCGTCTACACGGCGTACGGCACCGACTGGTACGGCTACTTCATGCGCCGTCTCGCGGAGAAGCCGGCGAACCTGCTCTTCTTCGTCCGCTCGATGATCACCAAGAACTAG
- a CDS encoding PucR family transcriptional regulator, whose product MKGDYQDLVDEISTLLAAPATLENRDFGLIAFGAHDSDDDSAMDPVRTRSILTRTSAPAVRALFEGFGIARATGPVRIPAAPEAGVVRDRICLPVRHRGVVLGYVWLLDSTPGPTRAQLDAAMEVAGRIGALLADEERAGADLSRELRAVLTAERGWQYDMAVAALRTALGGDGRAPAGPHAVLCVVPWSPADPPSARSLPGVAAVCTMSSPWSPGRGNGNGNGDGGEGGGGGPGGARSGSGAPPSAAAGGRERRTGPDREADGPRALAVLVRLRAADTQTPALAVAERLRTAAGTGVTVGVGAPRQGLTGLNTAWREASAAARAARARPGAEPVARWAEIGPYRMLAALPPERAQDPAVRTLLDPAHTELARTAEVFLDCAGQAGRTAAALGIHRQTLYYRLSRVEQLTGLTLSEGEDRLLLHMALKAARL is encoded by the coding sequence ATGAAGGGTGATTACCAGGATCTGGTCGATGAGATCTCGACGCTGCTGGCGGCCCCGGCCACGCTGGAGAACCGCGATTTCGGGCTGATCGCCTTCGGCGCGCACGACAGCGACGACGACAGCGCGATGGACCCGGTCCGCACCCGTTCGATCCTCACCAGAACCTCCGCCCCGGCGGTCCGGGCCCTGTTCGAGGGGTTCGGGATCGCCCGCGCGACCGGTCCGGTGCGCATCCCCGCCGCCCCGGAGGCGGGCGTCGTCCGTGACCGGATCTGTCTGCCCGTACGCCATCGGGGGGTCGTCCTCGGCTATGTCTGGCTGCTGGACTCCACCCCGGGTCCCACCCGGGCCCAGCTCGACGCCGCGATGGAGGTGGCGGGCCGGATCGGGGCGCTGCTCGCGGACGAGGAACGGGCGGGCGCGGACCTCTCCCGGGAGCTGCGGGCGGTCCTGACGGCGGAGCGCGGCTGGCAGTACGACATGGCCGTGGCGGCCCTGCGGACCGCGCTGGGCGGGGACGGGCGGGCACCGGCCGGGCCGCACGCCGTCCTCTGTGTCGTCCCCTGGTCCCCCGCCGATCCGCCGTCGGCCCGGTCGCTGCCCGGGGTCGCGGCCGTCTGCACGATGTCCTCGCCCTGGTCGCCCGGACGGGGGAACGGAAACGGAAATGGGGACGGCGGCGAAGGCGGGGGCGGTGGCCCCGGAGGGGCCCGTTCCGGCAGTGGGGCACCCCCATCGGCGGCGGCGGGGGGACGCGAGCGGCGGACCGGGCCGGACCGGGAGGCGGACGGCCCGCGGGCCCTCGCGGTCCTGGTGCGGCTGCGGGCGGCCGACACCCAGACACCCGCCCTCGCGGTCGCCGAGCGGCTGCGCACCGCGGCGGGCACCGGGGTCACGGTGGGCGTCGGCGCCCCCCGGCAGGGGCTGACCGGGCTGAACACGGCCTGGCGGGAGGCGTCCGCCGCCGCGCGGGCGGCCCGGGCGCGGCCGGGCGCGGAGCCGGTGGCGCGCTGGGCGGAGATCGGGCCGTACCGGATGCTGGCCGCGCTGCCCCCGGAGCGGGCGCAGGACCCCGCCGTGCGGACCCTGCTCGACCCCGCCCATACGGAGCTGGCGCGGACGGCCGAGGTCTTCCTGGACTGCGCGGGGCAGGCGGGGCGGACGGCGGCGGCGCTCGGCATCCACCGGCAGACCCTCTACTACCGGCTCTCGCGGGTGGAACAGCTCACCGGTCTGACGCTGAGCGAGGGCGAAGACCGGCTCCTCCTCCATATGGCGCTGAAGGCCGCCCGGCTCTGA
- a CDS encoding helix-turn-helix domain-containing protein, whose protein sequence is MNRSTLGSALRELRKSSGLEAKAVARGAAMSSSKLSKIENGNTAPSVTDVDCILTAIGVSNEAKAEFMAVAREAATEVTAWRLVRRLGYSRKQQQVQALEAQTALLRLFQPALIPGLLQTPEYVRAVFTRESLGEVELERTIGARLARQRVLYSREKTFRFVITESVLRWRVLPPLMMASQLDRLISASRLPGVDIRVVALATQQTDFPSHSFCITDDRIVAIETAHAEIMVTDPKDVALYAHKFERFSESALSGDAMRSLVETIRDDFLREQETG, encoded by the coding sequence GTGAACAGATCCACCCTCGGTTCAGCGCTGCGGGAGCTGCGGAAGTCCTCCGGACTGGAGGCCAAGGCAGTCGCCCGCGGCGCTGCCATGTCCTCTTCCAAGCTGTCCAAGATCGAAAACGGGAACACAGCCCCCAGCGTCACCGACGTCGACTGCATCCTCACGGCCATAGGGGTGTCCAACGAGGCCAAGGCCGAGTTCATGGCCGTCGCGAGGGAAGCCGCCACGGAGGTCACAGCATGGCGGCTCGTGCGGCGCCTCGGCTACAGCCGCAAACAGCAGCAGGTACAGGCCCTCGAAGCGCAGACCGCCCTGCTGCGCCTGTTCCAGCCCGCACTCATTCCCGGTCTGCTTCAGACACCTGAGTATGTAAGGGCGGTCTTCACCCGCGAGAGCCTCGGGGAAGTGGAACTGGAACGCACCATCGGCGCGAGGCTCGCACGCCAGCGAGTGCTGTACTCAAGGGAGAAGACGTTTCGTTTTGTCATCACGGAGTCGGTCCTCCGGTGGCGTGTCCTTCCACCCTTGATGATGGCAAGCCAACTGGATCGGCTGATCTCGGCATCCCGATTGCCCGGTGTGGACATCCGGGTTGTGGCACTGGCCACACAGCAGACCGACTTTCCCAGCCACTCGTTCTGCATCACGGATGACCGCATAGTGGCCATCGAAACCGCTCACGCAGAAATAATGGTGACCGACCCCAAGGACGTCGCTCTCTACGCGCATAAATTCGAGCGCTTCAGCGAATCCGCCCTTTCGGGTGACGCCATGCGGTCCCTGGTCGAGACCATCCGGGACGATTTCTTGCGCGAACAGGAAACCGGCTAG
- a CDS encoding ArsR/SmtB family transcription factor — protein MTDDETVSRVLSALADPTRRRILDALVRQGSSTATVLAQELPVTRQAIVKHLGVLDRAGLVEVWRQGREARYRVVPGTMDATAAWMERTAAVWGSRLAAIRKISEAAERQATDHGR, from the coding sequence ATGACGGACGACGAGACGGTGTCCCGGGTGCTGTCCGCGCTCGCGGACCCCACCCGGCGGCGGATACTCGACGCGCTCGTACGGCAGGGCAGTTCCACGGCCACGGTGCTGGCGCAGGAGCTGCCCGTCACCCGGCAGGCGATCGTCAAACACCTCGGGGTGCTGGACCGCGCCGGGCTGGTGGAGGTGTGGCGGCAGGGGCGGGAGGCCCGGTACCGGGTGGTGCCGGGGACCATGGACGCGACCGCCGCGTGGATGGAGCGGACCGCCGCCGTGTGGGGCTCCCGGCTCGCGGCGATCAGAAAAATCTCGGAAGCCGCCGAACGGCAGGCAACCGATCATGGTCGATGA